DNA from Flavobacteriales bacterium:
CACCCGCTAAGGAAAGAATACATTTTTTCATACTTAGATCGATGTTTAGGTTCGAAGCTATTGCGCCAAGAACAGCAAATATAATAAACACTGCTGCGGTGCTACAATATACGAAAGTTGGGCCAAGTTGGTTGGTATTCTACGTAATACAGTTTAGAATCGTATACTGAGCCAACGAAAAAGCGTAATTTCGCGCACTTATGAAAAACATCCGGAATTTCTGCATCATTGCCCACATCGACCACGGTAAGAGTACTTTGGCCGATCGCTTGCTAGACGCCACTCAGTCTGTGACGGACCGCGAGAAGAAAGACCAAATCCTCGACAATATGGATTTGGAGCGGGAGCGCGGGATCACTATCAAGAGTCATGCGATTCAAATGGTCTATCGACACAACGATCAGGACTATACCCTGAACTTGATCGATACGCCGGGACACGTTGACTTCAGTTACGAGGTGTCTCGATCGATTGCCGCATGTGAAGGTGCGCTATTGGTCGTCGATGCCGCCCAAGGGATTCAAGCACAAACGATTTCGAACCTTTACTTGGCCCTTGAGCACGACCTTGAGATCATTCCGGTATTGAATAAGATCGATCTTCCGAGTGCGAACCCAGAAGAGATATCAGATCAGATCATCGACTTGATTGGTTGTGACCAAAGCGAGATCATCCCCGCATCTGCAAAAGAAGGCATTGGCATAGAAGCTATTTTGGAGGCCATCATCGATCGAATTCCCGCACCAACGGGCGATCCAAATGCCCCCCTTCAGGCGTTGATCTTCGATTCTGTTTACAATCCATTCCGAGGTGTAGAGTCGTATTTCCGAATTATGAACGGGAGTCTCAAGAAAGGGGAGATCGTCAAATTCGTCAATACAGGAAAGAAATACGATGCCGATGAGATCGGTGTTTTAAAGCTAAAACAGGAGCCCCGTAAAGAAATTTTTACCGGTGATGTTGGGTACATCATTTCGGGCATAAAAGATGCTCGAGAGGTGAAGGTTGGAGATACCATTACCTCTGTAGAGCACCCTTGCGATAAAGCGATTTCAGGTTTTGAAAATGTAAAGCCCATGGTATTTGCCGGTGTTTATCCGGTCGATACCGAGGAGTATGAAGAATTGCGCGGGGCTATGGAGAAACTTCAATTGAATGATGCCAGCTTGACCTTTGAGCCGGAAAGTTCTGCCGCCTTGGGGTTTGGTTTCCGTTGCGGTTTTCTCGGCATGCTTCACATGGAGATTATCCAGGAGCGGCTTGAGCGTGAGTTCAAAATGACCGTGATCACCACGGTTCCTAACGTTTCATACAAAGCATACACCACATCAAGTGGCGAAAATTTTGAATGGGTGAATAACCCATCTGATTTGCCTAATCCAAGTTTGCTTCAGAGCGTCGAGGAACCGTACATCACTGCTCAGATCATCACCAAATCCGAGTTCGTAGGGTCCATCATGACCTTGGCGATCGAAAAGCGGGGTATTTTGAAGAATCAGGTTTACCTTACTTCGGATCGGGTAGAATTGAGTTTTGACCTTCCTTTGGCGGAGATCGTGTTCGATTTCTACGACCGATTAAAGACCGTATCTAAAGGT
Protein-coding regions in this window:
- the lepA gene encoding translation elongation factor 4, with amino-acid sequence MKNIRNFCIIAHIDHGKSTLADRLLDATQSVTDREKKDQILDNMDLERERGITIKSHAIQMVYRHNDQDYTLNLIDTPGHVDFSYEVSRSIAACEGALLVVDAAQGIQAQTISNLYLALEHDLEIIPVLNKIDLPSANPEEISDQIIDLIGCDQSEIIPASAKEGIGIEAILEAIIDRIPAPTGDPNAPLQALIFDSVYNPFRGVESYFRIMNGSLKKGEIVKFVNTGKKYDADEIGVLKLKQEPRKEIFTGDVGYIISGIKDAREVKVGDTITSVEHPCDKAISGFENVKPMVFAGVYPVDTEEYEELRGAMEKLQLNDASLTFEPESSAALGFGFRCGFLGMLHMEIIQERLEREFKMTVITTVPNVSYKAYTTSSGENFEWVNNPSDLPNPSLLQSVEEPYITAQIITKSEFVGSIMTLAIEKRGILKNQVYLTSDRVELSFDLPLAEIVFDFYDRLKTVSKGYASFDYQPIDYRESNLVKVDVLLNGDPVDALSALIHRDNAYDIGKKMCSKLRELIPRQQFDIAIQAAIGAKIIARETVKALRKDVTAKCYGGDISRKRKLLEKQKAGKKRMRQVGNVEIPQQAFLAVLKLDS